In one Pogona vitticeps strain Pit_001003342236 chromosome 14, PviZW2.1, whole genome shotgun sequence genomic region, the following are encoded:
- the EWSR1 gene encoding RNA-binding protein EWS isoform X5, with the protein MASTDYSTYTQAAAQQGYAAYAAQPTQGYAQTTQQAYGQQSYGTYGQPTDVNYTQAQTTATYGQTAYASSYGQPPTGYTAPAAAQAYSQPAQGYGTAAYDTTTATVTTTQASYAAPSAYGTQPSYASYGQQPAAAAPTRPQDGSKPAETSQTQSSTTGYSQPSLGYGQSNYSYQVPGSYPMQPVTAPPSYPPTSYSSSQPSSYDQSTYSQQSSYGQQGSYGQGGGYGQQSSYGQQPPTSYPPPTGSYSQTPSQYSQQGSSYGQPSSFRQDHPSSMGVYGQDSGGFSGPGESRNLSGPDNRGRGRGGGFDRGGVSRGGRGGGGGGRGGMGSAGERGGFNKPGGHMDEGPDLDLGPPLDLDDDVDNSSVYVQGLTDNVTLEELTDFFKQCGVVKMNKRTGQPMITIYLDKDTGKPKGDATVCYDDPPTAKAAVEWLDGKDFQGSKLKVSLPRKKLPLNSMRGGMPPREPRGMPPPLRGGPGGPGGPGGPGGPMGRMGGRGGDRGGGGFAPRGPRGSRGNPSGGGNVQHRAGDWQCPNPGCGNQNFAWRTECNQCKAPKPEGFLPPPFPPPGPGFLLGKPLPLRGLIYGTNSGGDRGRGGPGGMRGGGRGGLMDRGGPGGMFRGGRGGDRGGFRGGRGMDRGGFGGGRRGGPGGPPGPLMEQMGGRGGRRGGPGKMDKGEHRPDRRDRPY; encoded by the exons atggcgtCCACGG ATTATAGTACCTACACTCAAGCTGCAGCCCAGCAGGG ctacGCTGCTTATGCAGCTCAGCCAACTCAAGGATATGCACAGACCACCCAG CAGGCCTACGGGCAGCAAAGCTATGGAACCTACGGGCAGCCCACTGATGTCAACTATACTCAAGCTCAGACGACTGCTACTTACGGGCAAACTGCATATGCAAGTTCCTATGGGCAGCCTCCCACTG gttACACTGCCCCGGCTGCTGCCCAGGCTTATAGCCAGCCTGCCCAGGGATATGGCACTGCTGCTTATGATACAACCACAGCTACAGTTACCACCACACAGGCTTCTTATGCAGCCCCGTCTGCTTATGGCACTCAGCCTTCCTATGCTTCCTATGGGCAGCAGCCAGCAGCAGCTGCACCTACAAG ACCCCAAGATGGCAGCAAACCTGCTGAGACTAGCCAGACTCAGTCGAGTACAACAGGCTACAGCCAGCCTAGTCTAGGTTATGGGCAGAGTAACTACAGCTATCAAGTCCCTGGAAGTTACCCCATGCAGCCAGTTACTGCACCTCCATCCTATCCGCCCACCAG TTACTCCTCTTCGCAGCCAAGCAGCTACGACCAGAGCACTTACTCTCAGCAGAGTAGCTACGGACAGCAAGGCAGCTACGGACAAGGAGGTGGCTACGGGCAGCAAAGCAGCTACGGGCAGCAGCCTCCCACCAGCTACCCACCTCCCACTGGATCCTACAGCCAGACTCCAAGCCAGTACAGCCAGCAGGGCAGCAGCTATGGGCAACCGA GTTCATTCCGTCAAGACCATCCCAGCAGCATGGGTGTGTATGGCCAGGACTCTGGAGGCTTTTCAGGCCCAGGAGAAAGCCGGAACTTGAGTGGCCCTGATAACCGGGGCAGGGGAAGAGGCGGGGGATTTGATCGTGGAGGCGTGAGCAGAGGtgggcggggaggaggaggaggaggccgcgGCGGAATGGG CAGCGCTGGAGAGCGAGGTGGCTTCAATAAGCCTGGTG GACACATGGATGAAGGGCCAGACCTTGACTTAG GCCCACCTTTAGACCTAGATGATGATGTTGATAACAGTTCAGTATACGTTCAAGGGTTAACTGACAACGTGACCTTAGAGGAGCTGACGGATTTCTTCAAACAGTGTGGTGTCGTTAAG ATGAACAAAAGAACTGGACAGCCCATGATAACAATCTACCTGGACAAGGACACAGGAAAACCCAAAGGGGACGCTACTGTGTGCTATGATGACCCGCCAACTGCTAAAGCCGCAGTAGAATGGCTTGATG GTAAAGACTTCCAGGGCAGCAAACTCAAAGTCTCTCTTCCTCGGAAGAAGCTGCCATTGAACAGCATGCGAGGTGGAATGCCCCCACGTGAGCCACGTGGGATGCCTCCCCCTCTCCGTGGAG GCCCTGGAGGCCCCGGGGGGCCAGGCGGTCCTGGTGGCCCAATGGGCCGAATGGGAGGCCGAGGTGGTGACAGGGGTGGCGGCGGCTTTGCCCCAAGAGGACCGCGGGGGTCCCGAGGAAACCCTTCCGGTGGAGGAAACGTCCAGCACAGAGCAGGAGACTGGCAGTGTCCCAACCC GGGATGCGGAAACCAGAACTTTGCCTGGAGAACAGAATGCAACCAATGCAAGGCTCCTAAACCGGAaggcttcctccccccacccttccCGCCTCCAG GTCCTGGATTCTTGCTTGGAAAACCGCTGCCACTTAGAGGGCTCATATACGGGACAAATAGTG GTGGTGATCGTGGCAGGGGTGGCCCCGGTGGCATGAGAGGCGGTGGCCGAGGGGGCCTCATGGACCGCGGTGGCCCCGGGGGCATGTTCCGAGGGGGCCGCGGTGGAGACCGAGGTGGATTCAGAGGCGGCCGAGGCATGGACCGAGGCGGATTCGGAGGGGGCCGCCGAGGAGGACCCGGTGGGCCCCCCGGGCCTCTTATGGAGCAGATGGGAGGCAGAGGCGGCCGACGTGGCGGACCAGGAAAGATGGACAA GGGGGAGCATCGCCCGGATCGCAGAGACCGGCCATACTAG
- the EWSR1 gene encoding RNA-binding protein EWS isoform X4 yields MASTDYSTYTQAAAQQGYAAYAAQPTQGYAQTTQAYGQQSYGTYGQPTDVNYTQAQTTATYGQTAYASSYGQPPTVEGTSTGYTAPAAAQAYSQPAQGYGTAAYDTTTATVTTTQASYAAPSAYGTQPSYASYGQQPAAAAPTRPQDGSKPAETSQTQSSTTGYSQPSLGYGQSNYSYQVPGSYPMQPVTAPPSYPPTSYSSSQPSSYDQSTYSQQSSYGQQGSYGQGGGYGQQSSYGQQPPTSYPPPTGSYSQTPSQYSQQGSSYGQPSSFRQDHPSSMGVYGQDSGGFSGPGESRNLSGPDNRGRGRGGGFDRGGVSRGGRGGGGGGRGGMGAGERGGFNKPGGHMDEGPDLDLGPPLDLDDDVDNSSVYVQGLTDNVTLEELTDFFKQCGVVKMNKRTGQPMITIYLDKDTGKPKGDATVCYDDPPTAKAAVEWLDGKDFQGSKLKVSLPRKKLPLNSMRGGMPPREPRGMPPPLRGGPGGPGGPGGPGGPMGRMGGRGGDRGGGGFAPRGPRGSRGNPSGGGNVQHRAGDWQCPNPGCGNQNFAWRTECNQCKAPKPEGFLPPPFPPPGPGFLLGKPLPLRGLIYGTNSGGDRGRGGPGGMRGGGRGGLMDRGGPGGMFRGGRGGDRGGFRGGRGMDRGGFGGGRRGGPGGPPGPLMEQMGGRGGRRGGPGKMDKGEHRPDRRDRPY; encoded by the exons atggcgtCCACGG ATTATAGTACCTACACTCAAGCTGCAGCCCAGCAGGG ctacGCTGCTTATGCAGCTCAGCCAACTCAAGGATATGCACAGACCACCCAG GCCTACGGGCAGCAAAGCTATGGAACCTACGGGCAGCCCACTGATGTCAACTATACTCAAGCTCAGACGACTGCTACTTACGGGCAAACTGCATATGCAAGTTCCTATGGGCAGCCTCCCACTG TAGAAGGGACCAGCACAG gttACACTGCCCCGGCTGCTGCCCAGGCTTATAGCCAGCCTGCCCAGGGATATGGCACTGCTGCTTATGATACAACCACAGCTACAGTTACCACCACACAGGCTTCTTATGCAGCCCCGTCTGCTTATGGCACTCAGCCTTCCTATGCTTCCTATGGGCAGCAGCCAGCAGCAGCTGCACCTACAAG ACCCCAAGATGGCAGCAAACCTGCTGAGACTAGCCAGACTCAGTCGAGTACAACAGGCTACAGCCAGCCTAGTCTAGGTTATGGGCAGAGTAACTACAGCTATCAAGTCCCTGGAAGTTACCCCATGCAGCCAGTTACTGCACCTCCATCCTATCCGCCCACCAG TTACTCCTCTTCGCAGCCAAGCAGCTACGACCAGAGCACTTACTCTCAGCAGAGTAGCTACGGACAGCAAGGCAGCTACGGACAAGGAGGTGGCTACGGGCAGCAAAGCAGCTACGGGCAGCAGCCTCCCACCAGCTACCCACCTCCCACTGGATCCTACAGCCAGACTCCAAGCCAGTACAGCCAGCAGGGCAGCAGCTATGGGCAACCGA GTTCATTCCGTCAAGACCATCCCAGCAGCATGGGTGTGTATGGCCAGGACTCTGGAGGCTTTTCAGGCCCAGGAGAAAGCCGGAACTTGAGTGGCCCTGATAACCGGGGCAGGGGAAGAGGCGGGGGATTTGATCGTGGAGGCGTGAGCAGAGGtgggcggggaggaggaggaggaggccgcgGCGGAATGGG CGCTGGAGAGCGAGGTGGCTTCAATAAGCCTGGTG GACACATGGATGAAGGGCCAGACCTTGACTTAG GCCCACCTTTAGACCTAGATGATGATGTTGATAACAGTTCAGTATACGTTCAAGGGTTAACTGACAACGTGACCTTAGAGGAGCTGACGGATTTCTTCAAACAGTGTGGTGTCGTTAAG ATGAACAAAAGAACTGGACAGCCCATGATAACAATCTACCTGGACAAGGACACAGGAAAACCCAAAGGGGACGCTACTGTGTGCTATGATGACCCGCCAACTGCTAAAGCCGCAGTAGAATGGCTTGATG GTAAAGACTTCCAGGGCAGCAAACTCAAAGTCTCTCTTCCTCGGAAGAAGCTGCCATTGAACAGCATGCGAGGTGGAATGCCCCCACGTGAGCCACGTGGGATGCCTCCCCCTCTCCGTGGAG GCCCTGGAGGCCCCGGGGGGCCAGGCGGTCCTGGTGGCCCAATGGGCCGAATGGGAGGCCGAGGTGGTGACAGGGGTGGCGGCGGCTTTGCCCCAAGAGGACCGCGGGGGTCCCGAGGAAACCCTTCCGGTGGAGGAAACGTCCAGCACAGAGCAGGAGACTGGCAGTGTCCCAACCC GGGATGCGGAAACCAGAACTTTGCCTGGAGAACAGAATGCAACCAATGCAAGGCTCCTAAACCGGAaggcttcctccccccacccttccCGCCTCCAG GTCCTGGATTCTTGCTTGGAAAACCGCTGCCACTTAGAGGGCTCATATACGGGACAAATAGTG GTGGTGATCGTGGCAGGGGTGGCCCCGGTGGCATGAGAGGCGGTGGCCGAGGGGGCCTCATGGACCGCGGTGGCCCCGGGGGCATGTTCCGAGGGGGCCGCGGTGGAGACCGAGGTGGATTCAGAGGCGGCCGAGGCATGGACCGAGGCGGATTCGGAGGGGGCCGCCGAGGAGGACCCGGTGGGCCCCCCGGGCCTCTTATGGAGCAGATGGGAGGCAGAGGCGGCCGACGTGGCGGACCAGGAAAGATGGACAA GGGGGAGCATCGCCCGGATCGCAGAGACCGGCCATACTAG
- the EWSR1 gene encoding RNA-binding protein EWS isoform X11, protein MASTDYSTYTQAAAQQGYAAYAAQPTQGYAQTTQQAYGQQSYGTYGQPTDVNYTQAQTTATYGQTAYASSYGQPPTVEGTSTGYTAPAAAQAYSQPAQGYGTAAYDTTTATVTTTQASYAAPSAYGTQPSYASYGQQPAAAAPTRPQDGSKPAETSQTQSSTTGYSQPSLGYGQSNYSYQVPGSYPMQPVTAPPSYPPTSYSSSQPSSYDQSTYSQQSSYGQQGSYGQGGGYGQQSSYGQQPPTSYPPPTGSYSQTPSQYSQQGSSYGQPRHMDEGPDLDLGPPLDLDDDVDNSSVYVQGLTDNVTLEELTDFFKQCGVVKMNKRTGQPMITIYLDKDTGKPKGDATVCYDDPPTAKAAVEWLDGKDFQGSKLKVSLPRKKLPLNSMRGGMPPREPRGMPPPLRGGPGGPGGPGGPGGPMGRMGGRGGDRGGGGFAPRGPRGSRGNPSGGGNVQHRAGDWQCPNPGCGNQNFAWRTECNQCKAPKPEGFLPPPFPPPGPGFLLGKPLPLRGLIYGTNSGGDRGRGGPGGMRGGGRGGLMDRGGPGGMFRGGRGGDRGGFRGGRGMDRGGFGGGRRGGPGGPPGPLMEQMGGRGGRRGGPGKMDKGEHRPDRRDRPY, encoded by the exons atggcgtCCACGG ATTATAGTACCTACACTCAAGCTGCAGCCCAGCAGGG ctacGCTGCTTATGCAGCTCAGCCAACTCAAGGATATGCACAGACCACCCAG CAGGCCTACGGGCAGCAAAGCTATGGAACCTACGGGCAGCCCACTGATGTCAACTATACTCAAGCTCAGACGACTGCTACTTACGGGCAAACTGCATATGCAAGTTCCTATGGGCAGCCTCCCACTG TAGAAGGGACCAGCACAG gttACACTGCCCCGGCTGCTGCCCAGGCTTATAGCCAGCCTGCCCAGGGATATGGCACTGCTGCTTATGATACAACCACAGCTACAGTTACCACCACACAGGCTTCTTATGCAGCCCCGTCTGCTTATGGCACTCAGCCTTCCTATGCTTCCTATGGGCAGCAGCCAGCAGCAGCTGCACCTACAAG ACCCCAAGATGGCAGCAAACCTGCTGAGACTAGCCAGACTCAGTCGAGTACAACAGGCTACAGCCAGCCTAGTCTAGGTTATGGGCAGAGTAACTACAGCTATCAAGTCCCTGGAAGTTACCCCATGCAGCCAGTTACTGCACCTCCATCCTATCCGCCCACCAG TTACTCCTCTTCGCAGCCAAGCAGCTACGACCAGAGCACTTACTCTCAGCAGAGTAGCTACGGACAGCAAGGCAGCTACGGACAAGGAGGTGGCTACGGGCAGCAAAGCAGCTACGGGCAGCAGCCTCCCACCAGCTACCCACCTCCCACTGGATCCTACAGCCAGACTCCAAGCCAGTACAGCCAGCAGGGCAGCAGCTATGGGCAACCGA GACACATGGATGAAGGGCCAGACCTTGACTTAG GCCCACCTTTAGACCTAGATGATGATGTTGATAACAGTTCAGTATACGTTCAAGGGTTAACTGACAACGTGACCTTAGAGGAGCTGACGGATTTCTTCAAACAGTGTGGTGTCGTTAAG ATGAACAAAAGAACTGGACAGCCCATGATAACAATCTACCTGGACAAGGACACAGGAAAACCCAAAGGGGACGCTACTGTGTGCTATGATGACCCGCCAACTGCTAAAGCCGCAGTAGAATGGCTTGATG GTAAAGACTTCCAGGGCAGCAAACTCAAAGTCTCTCTTCCTCGGAAGAAGCTGCCATTGAACAGCATGCGAGGTGGAATGCCCCCACGTGAGCCACGTGGGATGCCTCCCCCTCTCCGTGGAG GCCCTGGAGGCCCCGGGGGGCCAGGCGGTCCTGGTGGCCCAATGGGCCGAATGGGAGGCCGAGGTGGTGACAGGGGTGGCGGCGGCTTTGCCCCAAGAGGACCGCGGGGGTCCCGAGGAAACCCTTCCGGTGGAGGAAACGTCCAGCACAGAGCAGGAGACTGGCAGTGTCCCAACCC GGGATGCGGAAACCAGAACTTTGCCTGGAGAACAGAATGCAACCAATGCAAGGCTCCTAAACCGGAaggcttcctccccccacccttccCGCCTCCAG GTCCTGGATTCTTGCTTGGAAAACCGCTGCCACTTAGAGGGCTCATATACGGGACAAATAGTG GTGGTGATCGTGGCAGGGGTGGCCCCGGTGGCATGAGAGGCGGTGGCCGAGGGGGCCTCATGGACCGCGGTGGCCCCGGGGGCATGTTCCGAGGGGGCCGCGGTGGAGACCGAGGTGGATTCAGAGGCGGCCGAGGCATGGACCGAGGCGGATTCGGAGGGGGCCGCCGAGGAGGACCCGGTGGGCCCCCCGGGCCTCTTATGGAGCAGATGGGAGGCAGAGGCGGCCGACGTGGCGGACCAGGAAAGATGGACAA GGGGGAGCATCGCCCGGATCGCAGAGACCGGCCATACTAG
- the EWSR1 gene encoding RNA-binding protein EWS isoform X18: protein MASTDYSTYTQAAAQQGYAAYAAQPTQGYAQTTQAYGQQSYGTYGQPTDVNYTQAQTTATYGQTAYASSYGQPPTGYTAPAAAQAYSQPAQGYGTAAYDTTTATVTTTQASYAAPSAYGTQPSYASYGQQPAAAAPTRPQDGSKPAETSQTQSSTTGYSQPSLGYGQSNYSYQVPGSYPMQPVTAPPSYPPTSYSSSQPSSYDQSTYSQQSSYGQQGSYGQGGGYGQQSSYGQQPPTSYPPPTGSYSQTPSQYSQQGSSYGQPRHMDEGPDLDLGPPLDLDDDVDNSSVYVQGLTDNVTLEELTDFFKQCGVVKMNKRTGQPMITIYLDKDTGKPKGDATVCYDDPPTAKAAVEWLDGKDFQGSKLKVSLPRKKLPLNSMRGGMPPREPRGMPPPLRGGPGGPGGPGGPGGPMGRMGGRGGDRGGGGFAPRGPRGSRGNPSGGGNVQHRAGDWQCPNPGCGNQNFAWRTECNQCKAPKPEGFLPPPFPPPGGDRGRGGPGGMRGGGRGGLMDRGGPGGMFRGGRGGDRGGFRGGRGMDRGGFGGGRRGGPGGPPGPLMEQMGGRGGRRGGPGKMDKGEHRPDRRDRPY, encoded by the exons atggcgtCCACGG ATTATAGTACCTACACTCAAGCTGCAGCCCAGCAGGG ctacGCTGCTTATGCAGCTCAGCCAACTCAAGGATATGCACAGACCACCCAG GCCTACGGGCAGCAAAGCTATGGAACCTACGGGCAGCCCACTGATGTCAACTATACTCAAGCTCAGACGACTGCTACTTACGGGCAAACTGCATATGCAAGTTCCTATGGGCAGCCTCCCACTG gttACACTGCCCCGGCTGCTGCCCAGGCTTATAGCCAGCCTGCCCAGGGATATGGCACTGCTGCTTATGATACAACCACAGCTACAGTTACCACCACACAGGCTTCTTATGCAGCCCCGTCTGCTTATGGCACTCAGCCTTCCTATGCTTCCTATGGGCAGCAGCCAGCAGCAGCTGCACCTACAAG ACCCCAAGATGGCAGCAAACCTGCTGAGACTAGCCAGACTCAGTCGAGTACAACAGGCTACAGCCAGCCTAGTCTAGGTTATGGGCAGAGTAACTACAGCTATCAAGTCCCTGGAAGTTACCCCATGCAGCCAGTTACTGCACCTCCATCCTATCCGCCCACCAG TTACTCCTCTTCGCAGCCAAGCAGCTACGACCAGAGCACTTACTCTCAGCAGAGTAGCTACGGACAGCAAGGCAGCTACGGACAAGGAGGTGGCTACGGGCAGCAAAGCAGCTACGGGCAGCAGCCTCCCACCAGCTACCCACCTCCCACTGGATCCTACAGCCAGACTCCAAGCCAGTACAGCCAGCAGGGCAGCAGCTATGGGCAACCGA GACACATGGATGAAGGGCCAGACCTTGACTTAG GCCCACCTTTAGACCTAGATGATGATGTTGATAACAGTTCAGTATACGTTCAAGGGTTAACTGACAACGTGACCTTAGAGGAGCTGACGGATTTCTTCAAACAGTGTGGTGTCGTTAAG ATGAACAAAAGAACTGGACAGCCCATGATAACAATCTACCTGGACAAGGACACAGGAAAACCCAAAGGGGACGCTACTGTGTGCTATGATGACCCGCCAACTGCTAAAGCCGCAGTAGAATGGCTTGATG GTAAAGACTTCCAGGGCAGCAAACTCAAAGTCTCTCTTCCTCGGAAGAAGCTGCCATTGAACAGCATGCGAGGTGGAATGCCCCCACGTGAGCCACGTGGGATGCCTCCCCCTCTCCGTGGAG GCCCTGGAGGCCCCGGGGGGCCAGGCGGTCCTGGTGGCCCAATGGGCCGAATGGGAGGCCGAGGTGGTGACAGGGGTGGCGGCGGCTTTGCCCCAAGAGGACCGCGGGGGTCCCGAGGAAACCCTTCCGGTGGAGGAAACGTCCAGCACAGAGCAGGAGACTGGCAGTGTCCCAACCC GGGATGCGGAAACCAGAACTTTGCCTGGAGAACAGAATGCAACCAATGCAAGGCTCCTAAACCGGAaggcttcctccccccacccttccCGCCTCCAG GTGGTGATCGTGGCAGGGGTGGCCCCGGTGGCATGAGAGGCGGTGGCCGAGGGGGCCTCATGGACCGCGGTGGCCCCGGGGGCATGTTCCGAGGGGGCCGCGGTGGAGACCGAGGTGGATTCAGAGGCGGCCGAGGCATGGACCGAGGCGGATTCGGAGGGGGCCGCCGAGGAGGACCCGGTGGGCCCCCCGGGCCTCTTATGGAGCAGATGGGAGGCAGAGGCGGCCGACGTGGCGGACCAGGAAAGATGGACAA GGGGGAGCATCGCCCGGATCGCAGAGACCGGCCATACTAG
- the EWSR1 gene encoding RNA-binding protein EWS isoform X19, which translates to MASTDYSTYTQAAAQQGYAAYAAQPTQGYAQTTQQAYGQQSYGTYGQPTDVNYTQAQTTATYGQTAYASSYGQPPTGYTAPAAAQAYSQPAQGYGTAAYDTTTATVTTTQASYAAPSAYGTQPSYASYGQQPAAAAPTRPQDGSKPAETSQTQSSTTGYSQPSLGYGQSNYSYQVPGSYPMQPVTAPPSYPPTSYSSSQPSSYDQSTYSQQSSYGQQGSYGQGGGYGQQSSYGQQPPTSYPPPTGSYSQTPSQYSQQGSSYGQPRHMDEGPDLDLGPPLDLDDDVDNSSVYVQGLTDNVTLEELTDFFKQCGVVKMNKRTGQPMITIYLDKDTGKPKGDATVCYDDPPTAKAAVEWLDGKDFQGSKLKVSLPRKKLPLNSMRGGMPPREPRGMPPPLRGGPGGPGGPGGPGGPMGRMGGRGGDRGGGGFAPRGPRGSRGNPSGGGNVQHRAGDWQCPNPGCGNQNFAWRTECNQCKAPKPEGFLPPPFPPPGGDRGRGGPGGMRGGGRGGLMDRGGPGGMFRGGRGGDRGGFRGGRGMDRGGFGGGRRGGPGGPPGPLMEQMGGRGGRRGGPGKMDKGEHRPDRRDRPY; encoded by the exons atggcgtCCACGG ATTATAGTACCTACACTCAAGCTGCAGCCCAGCAGGG ctacGCTGCTTATGCAGCTCAGCCAACTCAAGGATATGCACAGACCACCCAG CAGGCCTACGGGCAGCAAAGCTATGGAACCTACGGGCAGCCCACTGATGTCAACTATACTCAAGCTCAGACGACTGCTACTTACGGGCAAACTGCATATGCAAGTTCCTATGGGCAGCCTCCCACTG gttACACTGCCCCGGCTGCTGCCCAGGCTTATAGCCAGCCTGCCCAGGGATATGGCACTGCTGCTTATGATACAACCACAGCTACAGTTACCACCACACAGGCTTCTTATGCAGCCCCGTCTGCTTATGGCACTCAGCCTTCCTATGCTTCCTATGGGCAGCAGCCAGCAGCAGCTGCACCTACAAG ACCCCAAGATGGCAGCAAACCTGCTGAGACTAGCCAGACTCAGTCGAGTACAACAGGCTACAGCCAGCCTAGTCTAGGTTATGGGCAGAGTAACTACAGCTATCAAGTCCCTGGAAGTTACCCCATGCAGCCAGTTACTGCACCTCCATCCTATCCGCCCACCAG TTACTCCTCTTCGCAGCCAAGCAGCTACGACCAGAGCACTTACTCTCAGCAGAGTAGCTACGGACAGCAAGGCAGCTACGGACAAGGAGGTGGCTACGGGCAGCAAAGCAGCTACGGGCAGCAGCCTCCCACCAGCTACCCACCTCCCACTGGATCCTACAGCCAGACTCCAAGCCAGTACAGCCAGCAGGGCAGCAGCTATGGGCAACCGA GACACATGGATGAAGGGCCAGACCTTGACTTAG GCCCACCTTTAGACCTAGATGATGATGTTGATAACAGTTCAGTATACGTTCAAGGGTTAACTGACAACGTGACCTTAGAGGAGCTGACGGATTTCTTCAAACAGTGTGGTGTCGTTAAG ATGAACAAAAGAACTGGACAGCCCATGATAACAATCTACCTGGACAAGGACACAGGAAAACCCAAAGGGGACGCTACTGTGTGCTATGATGACCCGCCAACTGCTAAAGCCGCAGTAGAATGGCTTGATG GTAAAGACTTCCAGGGCAGCAAACTCAAAGTCTCTCTTCCTCGGAAGAAGCTGCCATTGAACAGCATGCGAGGTGGAATGCCCCCACGTGAGCCACGTGGGATGCCTCCCCCTCTCCGTGGAG GCCCTGGAGGCCCCGGGGGGCCAGGCGGTCCTGGTGGCCCAATGGGCCGAATGGGAGGCCGAGGTGGTGACAGGGGTGGCGGCGGCTTTGCCCCAAGAGGACCGCGGGGGTCCCGAGGAAACCCTTCCGGTGGAGGAAACGTCCAGCACAGAGCAGGAGACTGGCAGTGTCCCAACCC GGGATGCGGAAACCAGAACTTTGCCTGGAGAACAGAATGCAACCAATGCAAGGCTCCTAAACCGGAaggcttcctccccccacccttccCGCCTCCAG GTGGTGATCGTGGCAGGGGTGGCCCCGGTGGCATGAGAGGCGGTGGCCGAGGGGGCCTCATGGACCGCGGTGGCCCCGGGGGCATGTTCCGAGGGGGCCGCGGTGGAGACCGAGGTGGATTCAGAGGCGGCCGAGGCATGGACCGAGGCGGATTCGGAGGGGGCCGCCGAGGAGGACCCGGTGGGCCCCCCGGGCCTCTTATGGAGCAGATGGGAGGCAGAGGCGGCCGACGTGGCGGACCAGGAAAGATGGACAA GGGGGAGCATCGCCCGGATCGCAGAGACCGGCCATACTAG